In Longimicrobiaceae bacterium, one DNA window encodes the following:
- a CDS encoding M23 family metallopeptidase — translation MRIFRTLLAFMAGAVSMLVALIATGWAAPATLHRMQAVALPSAFSPAAAVVPSAPAPPAAAASAVQAAGSPSAPPAEVPFVRVAQADLPTAKMPVGAPAAAAAPTTVVPALQRLLIPVQGVKAASLVDTYQQARGQGRRHDAIDIVAPRGTPVLASSDGVVMKLFDSVRGGTALYELAPDGRTIYYYAHLDRYAPGMAEGRALHRGEVLGFVGNTGDAGPGNYHLHFEVSTTTDPRKYWGGVPQNPYPLLR, via the coding sequence ATGCGAATCTTCCGGACCCTGCTGGCGTTCATGGCCGGCGCCGTGTCCATGCTTGTGGCGCTGATCGCCACCGGCTGGGCCGCACCAGCCACCCTGCACCGGATGCAGGCAGTCGCGCTGCCGTCTGCGTTCTCGCCCGCCGCTGCTGTCGTCCCGTCCGCGCCAGCGCCGCCCGCCGCAGCCGCGTCAGCCGTGCAGGCGGCCGGGTCTCCCTCCGCGCCCCCGGCCGAGGTGCCGTTCGTGCGCGTGGCGCAGGCGGACCTGCCCACAGCGAAGATGCCGGTTGGCGCGCCGGCCGCCGCAGCGGCGCCCACGACCGTCGTGCCCGCGCTCCAGCGGCTCTTGATCCCCGTGCAGGGCGTGAAGGCGGCGAGCCTGGTGGACACGTACCAGCAGGCGCGCGGCCAGGGCCGGCGGCACGACGCCATCGACATCGTGGCCCCGCGTGGCACCCCCGTCCTCGCCTCGTCCGACGGAGTGGTGATGAAGCTGTTCGACAGCGTGCGCGGGGGCACCGCGCTGTACGAGCTGGCGCCCGACGGGCGCACCATCTACTACTACGCGCACCTGGACCGCTACGCGCCCGGCATGGCGGAGGGCCGCGCACTGCACCGCGGCGAGGTGCTGGGCTTCGTGGGCAACACGGGCGACGCGGGTCCGGGCAACTACCACCTCCACTTCGAGGTGTCGACCACGACAGACCCGCGCAAATACTGGGGCGGCGTACCGCAGAACCCCTATCCGCTGCTGCGGTAA